One genomic segment of Kiritimatiella glycovorans includes these proteins:
- a CDS encoding O-antigen ligase family protein, translating to MPPSDYSATAPPSGSARDGEPIRRHALNAWAIVLSLFAVWLIWKTEANLFAVPLAVGAAALLVAIVYRLEFGIYALLASVMIFEQFQIFGIPDPITGNVPLYENFSNLTAMKIPLLHPVWFALLAAAIGAGCFARPAFRWLEPRVPRARWIAAAAGVAAAAVIAGVLIVPSLRYRLMGWAGLINAKPTLNPVELLIFLMLVSWFVRAAISPDWSLRRSPNLWIAVLFAGVLALFTLLGLARGGDLKAALWEVRALFYLIAMYVLAVQFIRRPSQVRICIWIAILGVTFKGLQGCYRYFVTLGGSLGDAPAITSHEDAVFMSTMFVLLAALFLTGAWKRKEFAVLAAGFAPTFLTFVLTQRRIAYAVFALSLIIVFFLLPRAKKWFAMKLALPLLPLMLVYTVVFWNSSSTLALPVRQIKSVFITGEEEDTSNTYRRIENYNMIQTIRQNKAGLGFGRRYLVLVPLPAVDFPLWDYIPHNCIYWMWAKTGFVGFLAFWLFFGLMMTRSTILYRRQRDPYRQAVCLMVITFIASQIAVAYYDLQITFYRNMIYLGVAMALPEALRKEEVGGERESEKPET from the coding sequence ATGCCGCCTTCTGACTACAGCGCCACCGCACCGCCCTCCGGCTCCGCACGGGACGGGGAGCCGATACGCCGGCATGCGCTCAACGCCTGGGCGATCGTGCTGAGCCTGTTCGCGGTCTGGCTGATCTGGAAGACGGAGGCGAACCTGTTCGCCGTGCCGCTGGCGGTGGGTGCGGCCGCGCTGCTGGTGGCGATCGTGTACCGGCTCGAATTCGGCATCTACGCGCTGCTCGCGTCCGTGATGATTTTCGAGCAGTTCCAGATTTTCGGCATCCCCGACCCGATCACCGGCAATGTGCCGCTCTATGAGAATTTCAGCAATCTTACCGCCATGAAGATCCCGCTGTTGCACCCGGTTTGGTTCGCGCTGCTCGCGGCCGCGATCGGCGCGGGCTGTTTCGCGCGCCCGGCCTTCCGGTGGCTCGAGCCGCGCGTGCCCCGCGCCCGCTGGATCGCCGCGGCCGCCGGGGTCGCGGCCGCCGCGGTCATCGCCGGCGTGCTGATCGTGCCGTCGCTGCGCTATCGGCTGATGGGGTGGGCGGGCCTCATAAACGCGAAGCCGACGCTCAATCCGGTGGAGCTGCTGATCTTCCTGATGCTGGTGAGCTGGTTCGTTCGCGCGGCGATCTCGCCGGACTGGTCGCTGCGGCGGAGCCCCAACCTGTGGATTGCCGTGCTCTTCGCGGGGGTGCTCGCCCTCTTTACGCTGCTCGGACTCGCCCGCGGCGGCGACCTGAAGGCCGCGCTGTGGGAGGTGCGCGCCCTCTTCTACCTGATCGCGATGTACGTGTTGGCCGTGCAGTTCATCCGGCGGCCGTCGCAGGTGCGGATCTGTATCTGGATCGCCATTCTGGGGGTCACGTTCAAGGGGCTGCAGGGCTGTTACCGCTACTTCGTGACCCTCGGCGGGTCGCTGGGCGACGCCCCCGCCATCACGTCGCACGAGGACGCGGTGTTCATGTCGACCATGTTCGTGCTGCTGGCGGCCCTGTTCCTGACGGGGGCGTGGAAACGGAAGGAATTCGCCGTGCTCGCCGCGGGCTTTGCCCCCACGTTTCTCACCTTTGTCCTGACCCAGCGGCGCATCGCCTATGCGGTGTTCGCACTCAGCCTGATCATCGTCTTTTTCCTGCTGCCGCGTGCGAAGAAGTGGTTCGCGATGAAACTCGCCCTCCCGCTCCTGCCCCTGATGCTCGTCTACACGGTCGTCTTCTGGAACAGCTCGAGCACCCTCGCCCTGCCCGTCCGGCAGATCAAGTCGGTGTTCATCACGGGCGAGGAGGAAGATACGTCCAACACCTATCGCAGGATCGAGAACTACAACATGATTCAGACGATCCGGCAGAATAAGGCGGGGCTCGGCTTCGGGCGCCGGTACCTGGTGCTCGTCCCGCTTCCCGCCGTGGATTTTCCTCTCTGGGACTATATCCCGCATAACTGTATCTACTGGATGTGGGCCAAGACGGGATTCGTCGGGTTCCTGGCCTTCTGGTTGTTCTTCGGGCTGATGATGACCCGATCCACCATCCTCTACCGCCGTCAGCGCGACCCGTACCGCCAGGCCGTGTGCCTGATGGTCATCACTTTCATCGCCAGCCAGATCGCCGTGGCCTATTACGACCTTCAAATCACGTTCTACCGGAATATGATCTACCTCGGCGTCGCCATGGCCCTGCCGGAGGCGCTGAGAAAAGAGGAAGTGGGAGGGGAGAGAGAGAGTGAGAAACCTGAAACCTGA
- a CDS encoding acyltransferase, which translates to MNPLSTGWRRAAAARAVEDARGLTFLPGRPGPRWKNEGGRIAMGSVTIGPGVRVWAGAEGDIDVGDGTILEEGVELVSWRSLRIGARCRLGVDVLVMDTDLHGPGGTEADRRPVRVGDGARLGSRTIVLKGVTIGEGAVVEPGSIVVRDIPAGAVFGPPPARVIERGGDKS; encoded by the coding sequence ATGAATCCTCTGTCGACAGGGTGGCGCAGAGCCGCGGCCGCGCGGGCGGTCGAGGACGCCCGCGGGCTGACCTTTCTTCCCGGACGGCCGGGGCCGCGCTGGAAGAACGAGGGCGGGCGGATCGCGATGGGTTCCGTGACGATCGGCCCCGGCGTGCGCGTGTGGGCGGGCGCAGAGGGAGACATCGACGTGGGCGACGGTACAATTCTGGAAGAGGGCGTCGAACTGGTGTCCTGGAGATCGCTGCGCATAGGCGCCCGCTGCCGTCTCGGTGTGGATGTGCTGGTCATGGATACCGACCTGCACGGCCCCGGCGGGACTGAAGCGGATCGGCGGCCGGTGCGGGTCGGCGACGGCGCCCGCCTCGGTTCGAGGACGATCGTGCTCAAGGGCGTCACCATCGGCGAGGGCGCGGTGGTCGAGCCGGGATCGATCGTGGTCCGTGACATACCGGCCGGCGCCGTGTTCGGTCCGCCGCCGGCGAGAGTGATCGAGCGAGGGGGAGACAAATCATGA
- a CDS encoding acyltransferase, with protein MLSKLLLYLTNHVIAHVPFHAVRRGWYRHVLGFEMDAHATIFLGAYCYFYRPCRRGGAAVRIGEGAVINRDCSLDCRGGLTFGKHASVSPEVMFITSEHLKDDPGFGVRDEPILVGDRAWIGSRAVILPGVTLGEGAIVAAGAVVTRDVPAYGVVGGVPAKPIAERSRDLHYELNFRPWFE; from the coding sequence ATGCTGAGTAAACTGCTGCTTTACCTCACCAATCACGTGATCGCGCATGTCCCGTTCCACGCCGTGCGGCGCGGCTGGTACCGGCATGTGCTGGGTTTCGAGATGGATGCGCACGCGACGATTTTTCTGGGCGCCTACTGCTATTTCTACCGCCCCTGCCGCCGCGGCGGCGCGGCGGTGCGGATCGGGGAGGGCGCGGTGATCAACCGCGACTGTTCGCTGGACTGCCGCGGGGGGCTGACGTTCGGGAAGCATGCCAGCGTCTCGCCCGAAGTCATGTTCATCACCTCGGAACACCTCAAGGACGATCCCGGTTTCGGGGTCCGCGACGAGCCGATCCTCGTCGGCGACCGCGCCTGGATCGGTTCGCGCGCCGTGATCCTGCCCGGGGTCACCCTCGGCGAGGGCGCGATCGTCGCCGCCGGCGCGGTCGTGACCCGGGACGTGCCGGCGTACGGGGTGGTCGGCGGCGTGCCCGCCAAACCCATCGCGGAACGCTCCCGCGACCTGCACTACGAACTCAACTTCCGCCCGTGGTTTGAATAG
- a CDS encoding glycosyltransferase family 4 protein, whose amino-acid sequence MAQEQRPGILLIDTNDAMGGVVRVHFNLLRAIDRARFRVYAVCQKDSPIEAGFRSIAGASVFPIHTGTKPVDACGGWRGRLGDVLSLLRLVPAVLRIRRICRREEIGLIYVSDKKRAVYLASALRKLTGLPVVYHGHTHHADYAINRRLVREADAVVVNSAAVREDYREWLGPRTPPIEVVHNGLDAGEYSPGGSSLRDELGLPDDRLLVGIASRLAPDKGQETFIRAAAEVHRRHEHVHFVLVGDDSIFSDNRDYVPHLKKLCRESELDDCTTFLGYRNDMVNVYRGLDIVVNAAWNEAFGMVMIEPMACGKVPVGTSAGGIPEIIRDGENGFLYPPRDHARLAEIIEELVRPESAARLREIGETARSTVLDRFSIETQVRNMEAVFDRALERRTP is encoded by the coding sequence TTGGCGCAGGAACAACGACCCGGCATTCTGCTGATCGACACCAATGACGCCATGGGCGGTGTGGTGCGCGTGCACTTCAACCTGCTCCGCGCCATCGACCGCGCGCGGTTCCGCGTATACGCGGTCTGCCAGAAGGACTCGCCCATAGAGGCCGGTTTCCGGTCGATCGCCGGCGCGTCGGTGTTCCCGATCCATACGGGGACCAAGCCCGTGGATGCCTGCGGCGGCTGGCGGGGGAGGCTGGGCGATGTTCTGAGTTTGCTCCGGCTCGTGCCGGCCGTGCTCCGCATCCGGCGCATCTGCCGTCGTGAGGAGATCGGTCTGATCTACGTCTCCGATAAGAAACGCGCGGTTTACCTGGCGTCCGCGCTCAGGAAACTGACCGGGCTGCCCGTCGTCTATCACGGCCATACCCACCACGCCGATTACGCGATCAACCGCCGCCTGGTGCGCGAAGCCGACGCGGTGGTGGTCAATTCGGCCGCCGTGCGCGAGGACTACCGGGAGTGGCTCGGACCGCGCACCCCGCCGATCGAGGTCGTGCATAACGGGCTCGACGCCGGGGAATACAGCCCGGGCGGGTCCTCGCTGCGCGACGAGCTCGGGCTGCCGGATGACCGGCTGCTGGTCGGAATCGCCAGCCGGCTGGCTCCCGACAAGGGTCAGGAGACCTTTATTCGCGCCGCGGCGGAGGTGCACCGCCGCCACGAACACGTCCACTTCGTCCTCGTGGGCGACGACTCCATCTTCAGCGATAATCGCGATTACGTGCCCCACCTGAAGAAGCTGTGCCGGGAGTCGGAACTGGACGACTGCACCACGTTCCTCGGCTACCGCAACGATATGGTGAACGTCTACCGCGGGCTCGACATCGTGGTCAACGCGGCGTGGAACGAGGCGTTCGGCATGGTGATGATCGAACCCATGGCCTGCGGAAAAGTCCCGGTCGGCACCTCCGCGGGCGGTATCCCGGAAATTATCCGAGACGGGGAGAACGGTTTTCTCTACCCGCCGCGCGATCACGCGCGGCTGGCTGAGATCATCGAGGAGCTGGTGCGTCCCGAGTCCGCCGCGCGGCTCAGGGAGATCGGGGAGACGGCGCGAAGCACGGTGCTCGATCGTTTTTCCATCGAGACCCAGGTCCGGAACATGGAAGCGGTGTTCGATCGTGCACTCGAAAGGAGAACCCCATGA
- a CDS encoding glycosyltransferase family 4 protein — protein MNASTAEQKTLILVSADVASIRRRLAEEEDHPRQDFDVLAERLDAEILSYADLGATAPACARLLRRIAGPNVALAWLGFRRNADAYFTTAEKVGYPLALLLKFRRDARHVMIGHLLSPPHKKWFARLFRIFSRIDAMICYTSRQAKFAAQVLRVPEKKIHRIGFQVDQDFYSPDGADEGVGVLSVGRELRDYETLIEALRDTDIPLTIVGSSPWSKRRDRLRNRRMPDNVSLKRGISFGELRELYRNCALAAIPLQPVESPAGVTTLLEAQAVGKPVVVSASPGILDSLRAGRSAVIVPCGDAEAMRREILAILENRERALRIGAEGRSDVLARCTLDHFVDRIGKIFDEAGEGEGE, from the coding sequence ATGAACGCTTCAACCGCGGAACAGAAGACGCTGATCCTGGTGAGCGCCGACGTGGCGTCGATCCGCCGCCGCCTGGCGGAGGAAGAGGACCATCCGCGCCAGGATTTCGACGTGCTGGCCGAGCGGCTGGACGCGGAGATCCTGTCCTACGCCGACCTCGGCGCGACCGCGCCGGCGTGCGCCCGGCTGCTGCGCAGGATCGCCGGGCCGAATGTCGCGCTCGCCTGGCTCGGTTTCCGCCGTAATGCGGACGCTTATTTCACAACCGCGGAGAAGGTCGGCTATCCACTGGCCCTGCTGCTCAAATTCCGTCGGGACGCGCGGCATGTCATGATCGGACACCTGCTCAGCCCGCCGCACAAGAAATGGTTCGCCCGCCTCTTCCGCATCTTCAGCCGCATCGATGCGATGATCTGTTATACGAGCCGGCAGGCGAAGTTCGCTGCGCAGGTGCTCCGGGTGCCCGAAAAGAAAATTCATCGCATCGGCTTTCAGGTCGACCAGGATTTCTACTCCCCGGACGGCGCCGACGAGGGGGTCGGCGTCCTCAGCGTGGGCCGAGAACTCCGCGATTACGAAACGCTGATCGAGGCGCTCCGGGATACGGATATCCCGCTGACCATCGTGGGCTCAAGCCCCTGGTCGAAACGGCGCGACCGCCTTCGCAACCGCCGGATGCCCGATAACGTCAGCCTGAAGCGCGGCATTTCATTCGGTGAACTCCGCGAACTGTACCGCAACTGCGCGCTGGCGGCCATCCCGCTCCAGCCGGTCGAATCGCCGGCCGGGGTGACCACGCTGCTTGAGGCCCAGGCGGTCGGCAAGCCGGTGGTGGTATCCGCATCCCCGGGCATTCTGGACAGTCTGCGCGCCGGGAGAAGCGCGGTGATCGTACCCTGCGGGGACGCCGAAGCGATGCGCCGTGAAATCCTCGCCATTCTCGAGAACCGGGAGCGTGCGCTGCGCATCGGCGCGGAAGGCCGCTCCGACGTGCTCGCCCGCTGTACCCTCGATCACTTCGTCGACCGGATCGGGAAGATCTTTGATGAGGCGGGGGAGGGGGAGGGAGAGTGA
- a CDS encoding acyltransferase — translation MKPTVLASGIWHMLLGYVHLRRCTRVGRRPRVYGRPAIINRGSIEIGERFLFFSTTVRSELITHPGGRIAIGDRVFLNYGASLSAHEEIRIGNGCQIGSYACLMDNDYHRVEDRNALGESKPIVLEDNVWLGVRVIVLKGVTIGKNAVIGAGSVVTKDVPPNSLAAGAPARVVRTFGAPEEARES, via the coding sequence ATGAAACCGACGGTCCTGGCATCCGGTATCTGGCACATGCTTCTCGGATATGTCCACCTGCGGCGCTGTACGCGCGTGGGGCGGCGGCCGCGCGTGTACGGCCGGCCGGCGATCATCAACCGCGGGAGCATCGAGATCGGCGAACGCTTCCTTTTCTTCAGCACCACGGTGCGGTCGGAACTCATCACCCATCCCGGCGGACGCATCGCGATCGGCGACCGGGTGTTCCTGAATTACGGTGCGAGCCTCTCGGCGCACGAGGAAATCCGCATCGGCAACGGATGCCAGATCGGTTCCTACGCGTGCCTGATGGACAACGACTACCACCGGGTCGAGGACCGGAATGCGCTCGGTGAGTCGAAACCGATCGTGCTCGAGGACAACGTCTGGCTCGGCGTGCGCGTCATCGTGCTGAAAGGGGTCACGATCGGAAAGAATGCGGTGATCGGTGCCGGGAGCGTGGTGACGAAGGACGTGCCGCCGAACTCGCTTGCCGCGGGGGCTCCGGCGCGGGTGGTGCGCACGTTCGGCGCACCGGAAGAAGCGCGGGAGTCATGA
- a CDS encoding acyltransferase — protein sequence MTAAAERIRALMRLARDGGKVYAWVSYGAGLTLPRTMEGPGPVACVRGLPRARIEAGRGRVRLGHVALYPGVRLTCLGEGTLTMGDGGYINRFTRLETGTSIRIGGECMISWHVIISDCVNVPAAGDGDTRREPVRIGDRCWIGARAVIRGGTDLGDDCIVGAGTIVQGTYPPGAVIVGRAAEARAA from the coding sequence ATGACCGCGGCGGCGGAAAGGATCCGGGCTCTGATGCGGCTGGCACGGGACGGCGGGAAAGTCTATGCGTGGGTGTCCTACGGGGCGGGTCTTACGCTTCCGCGCACCATGGAAGGACCGGGGCCCGTAGCCTGCGTGCGGGGGCTGCCCCGGGCGCGGATCGAAGCCGGGCGGGGCCGCGTCCGGCTCGGCCACGTGGCACTCTATCCGGGCGTGCGACTGACGTGTCTCGGCGAAGGCACCCTTACGATGGGCGACGGGGGATACATCAACCGCTTCACACGGCTTGAGACGGGGACGTCGATCCGCATCGGCGGCGAATGTATGATCTCATGGCACGTCATAATCAGCGATTGCGTAAACGTTCCGGCGGCGGGCGACGGCGATACGCGGCGGGAACCGGTGCGGATCGGCGACCGTTGCTGGATCGGCGCCCGGGCGGTCATCCGCGGCGGGACCGATCTCGGTGATGACTGTATCGTGGGGGCGGGCACGATCGTGCAGGGCACCTATCCGCCGGGCGCGGTGATCGTCGGCCGCGCGGCGGAAGCGAGGGCGGCATGA
- a CDS encoding glycosyltransferase family 4 protein: MKVGLIRGAYLSQFEMQIYEQMKPEVELEAYKIMINRFDTGLVSVPIRKLHCIDDPATVISPKLGFYFDLFLQATCGLDYYHLGLVKALADRDIAHTMETFNAFSWQALQAKRRYGTKLVVTVWENRPFAAERFGAKRRMKYEVLEGADLFLAMTPRVKDCLELEGADPAKIRVLPPGVNVERFKPRPRPEDLASEYGIREDDFVILSVATLRWEKGVFQILYAFKKLVKDTGSERLKLVFAGSGPAEKELQKRIDRLGLRGRAVITRFPYDRMHEAYNLADVFVLGSIPRPGWLEQFGYVLAEALASGLPVITTESGSIPEVVGECADLVPPADYLRMAHALRRLLEDEDRRRDLGRAGRERAEGRYDCRRVAAEIRNAYEELLA, from the coding sequence ATGAAAGTGGGACTGATACGCGGCGCCTATCTCTCGCAGTTCGAGATGCAGATCTACGAACAGATGAAGCCGGAGGTCGAACTCGAGGCCTACAAGATCATGATCAACCGCTTCGATACCGGGCTGGTGAGTGTGCCGATCCGGAAGCTGCACTGCATCGACGATCCGGCGACGGTGATCAGCCCGAAGCTGGGATTCTACTTCGATCTCTTCCTGCAGGCCACGTGCGGGCTGGACTATTATCACCTCGGACTGGTGAAGGCGCTGGCGGACAGGGATATCGCGCACACGATGGAGACGTTCAACGCCTTTTCCTGGCAGGCGCTGCAGGCGAAACGCCGTTACGGGACGAAGCTCGTGGTCACGGTGTGGGAGAACCGTCCGTTCGCGGCCGAGCGTTTCGGCGCGAAGCGGCGCATGAAGTACGAGGTGCTGGAGGGCGCGGACCTGTTTCTGGCGATGACCCCGCGGGTGAAGGACTGCCTGGAGCTGGAGGGCGCCGATCCCGCGAAAATCAGGGTGCTGCCGCCGGGCGTGAACGTCGAACGGTTCAAACCGCGACCCCGGCCGGAAGACCTCGCTTCGGAATACGGCATCCGTGAGGATGACTTCGTGATCCTGAGCGTGGCGACGCTGCGCTGGGAAAAGGGCGTGTTCCAGATTCTGTACGCCTTCAAAAAGCTGGTCAAAGACACCGGCAGCGAGCGTCTCAAGCTGGTTTTCGCGGGCAGCGGTCCCGCAGAAAAGGAACTGCAGAAGCGCATTGACCGGCTGGGGTTGCGGGGCCGGGCCGTGATCACGCGCTTCCCCTACGACCGGATGCACGAGGCGTATAACCTCGCCGACGTATTCGTGCTCGGCAGCATCCCGCGTCCGGGCTGGCTGGAACAGTTCGGGTACGTCCTCGCCGAAGCGCTCGCCTCCGGACTTCCCGTCATCACCACCGAATCGGGCTCCATCCCGGAGGTGGTCGGTGAATGCGCCGACCTGGTGCCGCCCGCCGATTATCTGCGCATGGCTCACGCCCTGCGGCGGCTTCTGGAAGACGAAGATCGCCGGAGGGATCTGGGCCGTGCGGGCCGCGAACGCGCGGAAGGGCGTTACGACTGCCGCCGGGTGGCCGCGGAGATCAGGAACGCCTACGAGGAGCTGCTGGCATGA
- a CDS encoding glycosyltransferase, translating to MTVLVLSPFFPYPPKFGGGVRVYHLMRQLAREHRLLLLCYHDGEAVRDRGDMDTLCERVEGIPHKPSSKRLLQARSLFSTRSFQELNHFSVPMQTAIDRVCAEENPDLILVEFAQMGCFRFPEGIPLVIDEHNVEYDLIRRMAGDGGGAMRRIFNVVEAAKFKRRELEWVGEAALTLVTSDRDGDLLKSEVPGLETALITNGVDCDDFAPPEEREIEPDSLVFVGATHYYPNEDGIHFFMREVYPRLAAQRPGLKVYLVGGRPPPAVAQYASANVEVTGFVDDVRPYMWSSSVFIVPLRMGGGTRFKVVEAMASGVPVVSTRLGAEGIPLEQGRHALLADRPEEFASAVTELLDDRGKAERLKEEGLRFVREHFDWSVIGDRLNRAVKRVVER from the coding sequence ATGACCGTGCTCGTGCTCAGCCCCTTCTTCCCGTATCCGCCCAAGTTCGGCGGCGGGGTGCGCGTCTACCACCTGATGCGGCAGCTCGCCCGGGAGCACCGGCTCCTGCTGCTGTGCTACCACGACGGTGAGGCCGTGCGGGACCGCGGCGATATGGACACCCTCTGCGAACGCGTCGAAGGTATACCGCATAAGCCGTCGTCGAAGAGGCTCCTCCAGGCACGCTCGCTCTTCTCGACCAGGTCGTTCCAGGAACTCAATCACTTCTCCGTGCCGATGCAGACCGCGATCGACCGCGTCTGCGCCGAGGAGAATCCCGACCTCATCCTGGTCGAGTTCGCCCAGATGGGCTGCTTCCGCTTTCCCGAAGGTATCCCGCTGGTTATCGACGAACACAACGTCGAATACGATCTCATCCGCCGCATGGCGGGCGACGGCGGCGGCGCGATGCGACGCATCTTCAATGTCGTCGAGGCCGCGAAATTCAAGCGCCGCGAGCTGGAATGGGTCGGAGAGGCGGCGCTGACGCTGGTGACTTCGGATCGCGACGGCGACCTGCTGAAATCGGAGGTGCCCGGACTCGAGACGGCCTTGATCACCAACGGGGTGGACTGCGACGACTTCGCGCCGCCGGAAGAGCGTGAGATCGAGCCCGATTCGCTCGTCTTTGTGGGCGCGACCCACTACTACCCGAACGAGGACGGCATCCACTTTTTCATGCGCGAGGTCTACCCGCGGCTGGCCGCGCAGAGGCCGGGCCTCAAGGTCTACCTCGTCGGCGGCCGTCCGCCCCCCGCGGTGGCCCAGTACGCCTCCGCGAACGTGGAGGTCACGGGGTTTGTCGACGATGTGCGGCCGTACATGTGGTCGTCGTCGGTCTTTATCGTCCCGCTCCGCATGGGCGGCGGGACGCGGTTCAAGGTGGTGGAGGCGATGGCCTCGGGCGTACCGGTGGTCTCGACCCGCCTGGGCGCGGAGGGCATTCCGCTGGAGCAGGGGCGTCATGCGCTGCTCGCGGACCGGCCGGAGGAATTCGCTTCGGCGGTCACGGAACTGCTGGACGACCGCGGAAAGGCGGAGCGTCTGAAGGAGGAGGGACTCCGGTTCGTGCGCGAACATTTCGACTGGTCGGTGATCGGCGACCGGCTGAACCGGGCGGTGAAGCGGGTGGTGGAGCGATGA
- a CDS encoding glycosyltransferase family 2 protein, giving the protein MSVLLDSAILLAAAACAVPAAYLLLLTVQAWRNRDRRLIRGRYEGPRERPSKWIVLIPAHDEEQVIGQTLASLRAMSYPADAFRVAVIADNCSDRTAALARDGGAEVFERADTENRGKGQALDWAMRERLVPMDWRWDAVAVVDADSQVNADFLWFMDRELKRGAQAIQGYYGVLNPLEGWRTSLLAVALACFHFLRPLGRERMGLSCGLKGNGMGFARALVEAHGYPAGSIVEDLELACYLADRGIRVHFAPGAHVYGQMVTGSAEAAPQRLRWEGGRMPVIRTWLGRLLRGAVCERSAVKADAAMELLIPPLALLAGATFAVWLLALLAASAAYYGFAAFNLALATLALTAELIHVLSGPPVIRAPARIYLRLCFVPVFVAWKVVLLGSRVVRRGNSSENSEWVRTARHEVETDHTDPC; this is encoded by the coding sequence ATGAGCGTCCTCCTCGACAGCGCGATTTTGCTGGCGGCGGCGGCGTGCGCGGTCCCCGCCGCCTACCTCCTCCTGCTGACCGTGCAGGCCTGGCGCAACCGCGACCGTCGGCTGATCCGCGGACGCTATGAGGGTCCGCGCGAACGGCCGTCGAAATGGATCGTGCTCATCCCCGCACACGACGAAGAGCAGGTCATCGGGCAGACTCTCGCGAGTCTGCGGGCGATGTCCTATCCGGCGGACGCCTTTCGGGTGGCGGTGATTGCGGACAACTGCTCGGACCGGACTGCTGCGCTCGCGCGCGACGGGGGCGCGGAGGTCTTCGAGCGCGCGGACACGGAGAACCGCGGGAAGGGCCAGGCGCTCGACTGGGCGATGCGCGAACGGCTGGTGCCCATGGACTGGCGCTGGGACGCGGTGGCGGTGGTGGACGCGGATTCGCAGGTGAACGCCGACTTCCTGTGGTTCATGGACCGCGAGCTGAAGCGCGGGGCACAGGCGATACAGGGATATTACGGCGTCCTCAATCCGCTCGAAGGCTGGCGCACTTCGCTGCTCGCGGTGGCCCTGGCCTGTTTTCACTTTCTGCGCCCTCTGGGCAGGGAGCGCATGGGGCTGTCCTGCGGATTGAAAGGCAACGGCATGGGCTTTGCCCGCGCGCTTGTGGAAGCCCACGGCTACCCCGCCGGATCGATCGTCGAGGACCTCGAACTCGCCTGCTATCTGGCCGACCGCGGCATTCGGGTGCATTTCGCGCCGGGGGCGCATGTATACGGCCAGATGGTTACCGGGAGCGCCGAGGCCGCTCCGCAGCGCCTGCGCTGGGAAGGCGGCCGGATGCCCGTCATCCGGACCTGGCTGGGCCGGCTGCTCCGCGGAGCGGTATGCGAGCGGAGCGCGGTCAAGGCGGACGCCGCGATGGAATTGCTCATCCCGCCGCTGGCGCTGCTCGCGGGCGCGACGTTCGCGGTGTGGCTGCTCGCTCTGCTCGCGGCCTCCGCCGCGTACTATGGGTTCGCCGCGTTCAATCTCGCTCTGGCGACCCTGGCGCTGACGGCGGAACTGATCCACGTCCTGAGCGGCCCGCCGGTGATCCGCGCCCCCGCCAGAATCTACCTGCGCCTGTGCTTCGTGCCCGTCTTCGTAGCCTGGAAGGTTGTTCTGCTCGGCTCCCGTGTCGTGCGTCGCGGGAATTCTTCCGAGAATTCCGAATGGGTCCGCACCGCCCGACACGAGGTTGAAACCGATCACACGGACCCATGCTGA